A region from the Sphingomonas flavescens genome encodes:
- a CDS encoding homocysteine S-methyltransferase family protein, producing the protein MSASQSLRAEAAKRIIIKDGAYGTSIQNRKLQTNDYCGGLDLLKDQRGNNDLLNITKPDVVRSICESFADAGAEILATNTFNANSISQADYGAEALVGEINRASARIMRGVADAYSAKDGKVRWVAGALGPTNKTLSLSPDVNDPGFREVDFDQVKAVYREQIDALVEGGVDFILIETIFDTLNAKAAIMATLEAEQALGRELPLMISMTLTDLSGRNLSGHTVEAFWASVRHAKPVTIGLNCSFGAAQLRPHLAALAAQADTLVMAYPNAGLPNELGEYDEAAEQTAAQVREWGTSGLVNVVGGCCGTTPLHIAAIAGAVRDCTPRAVPAPRPGTLLAGLEPMLIAA; encoded by the coding sequence ATGAGTGCTTCCCAATCCCTGCGCGCCGAAGCGGCCAAGCGCATCATCATCAAGGATGGAGCCTACGGCACGTCGATCCAGAACCGTAAGCTGCAGACCAACGATTATTGTGGCGGCCTGGACCTGCTGAAGGACCAGCGCGGCAACAACGACCTGCTCAACATTACCAAGCCGGACGTGGTGCGATCGATCTGCGAGAGCTTCGCCGATGCGGGCGCGGAGATCTTGGCGACCAACACCTTCAACGCCAACTCGATCAGCCAGGCCGACTACGGCGCCGAAGCGCTCGTCGGAGAGATCAATCGCGCATCCGCGAGGATCATGCGCGGTGTCGCCGACGCCTATTCGGCGAAGGACGGAAAAGTCCGCTGGGTCGCCGGCGCGCTCGGTCCGACCAACAAGACCCTCTCACTCTCGCCGGACGTCAACGATCCCGGCTTCCGCGAGGTCGACTTCGATCAGGTCAAGGCCGTCTACCGCGAGCAGATCGACGCGCTAGTCGAGGGGGGCGTCGATTTCATCCTGATCGAGACCATCTTCGACACGCTGAACGCCAAGGCGGCGATCATGGCGACGCTGGAAGCCGAACAGGCGCTTGGCCGCGAGCTGCCGCTGATGATCTCCATGACGCTGACGGATCTTTCCGGCCGCAACCTGTCCGGCCACACGGTGGAAGCTTTCTGGGCTTCGGTCCGTCACGCCAAGCCGGTAACGATCGGGCTCAATTGCTCGTTCGGCGCGGCGCAGCTGCGGCCGCATCTGGCAGCGTTGGCCGCGCAGGCGGACACGCTGGTGATGGCCTATCCCAACGCCGGTCTGCCCAACGAACTAGGCGAATATGACGAGGCCGCCGAACAGACGGCGGCGCAGGTCCGCGAATGGGGGACCAGCGGTTTGGTGAACGTAGTTGGCGGCTGTTGCGGGACGACTCCCCTGCACATCGCCGCAATTGCCGGGGCGGTGCGCGATTGCACGCCGCGCGCCGTCCCGGCACCTCGCCCCGGCACCCTGCTTGCCGGGCTCGAGCCGATGCTGATTGCCGCCTGA